The following are encoded together in the Mumia sp. Pv4-285 genome:
- a CDS encoding phospho-sugar mutase, protein MTPAEQARAWIVQDPDPQTRAELEALLAAGNDAALAERFAGRLVFGTAGLRGPLGAGPTRMNRVVVAQAAAGLAAYLTSRADGVTPTLVVGYDARYNSAIFARDTCEVAQAAGVRALLLPEALATPVLAFAIQHLGADAGVMVTASHNPPQDNGYKVYLGDGSQIVPPADADIAAAIGAVGPVDQLPRDPAYEVLGEEVRDAYVAAAAAVVVGTGPRDLVVAYTPMHGVGCETAERAVVAAGFAPLHVVTEQAEPDPDFPTVAFPNPEEPGATDLLLALAERVGADVAIANDPDADRCAVAVPTPAGWHQLSGDEVGVLLADHLLRLGVTGTYATTIVSSSLLGRLAAAYGQPYAETLTGFKWIGRVPGLAYGYEEALGYAVAPSIARDKDGITAMLRVLELAASLRAEGRSLVDRLDEIAQRHGLHATAQLSVRVDDLALISSAMTRLRQDPPAQLGGFAVECVDDLEQGSDVLPPTDGLRFVLQEGARVVVRPSGTEPKLKCYLEVVVPTADGVEAARIAGAARLDAIRTDLSVALEV, encoded by the coding sequence ATGACTCCCGCGGAGCAGGCACGTGCGTGGATCGTCCAGGACCCCGACCCCCAGACGCGCGCAGAGCTCGAGGCGTTGCTCGCCGCCGGGAACGACGCCGCGCTCGCCGAGCGCTTCGCCGGGCGTCTGGTCTTCGGTACGGCCGGACTCCGCGGGCCGCTCGGCGCCGGTCCGACCCGCATGAACCGTGTCGTCGTCGCCCAGGCTGCGGCCGGTCTCGCCGCGTACCTCACGAGCCGCGCCGACGGCGTCACCCCGACCCTGGTCGTCGGCTACGACGCGCGCTACAACTCCGCGATCTTCGCCCGCGACACGTGCGAGGTCGCTCAGGCGGCCGGGGTGCGTGCCCTGCTGCTGCCGGAGGCGCTCGCCACGCCTGTGCTGGCGTTCGCCATCCAGCACCTCGGGGCGGACGCGGGCGTCATGGTGACGGCGTCGCACAACCCGCCGCAGGACAACGGCTACAAGGTCTACCTCGGCGACGGCAGCCAGATCGTCCCGCCCGCCGACGCCGACATCGCCGCCGCGATCGGCGCTGTCGGCCCGGTGGACCAGCTGCCTCGCGACCCGGCGTACGAGGTCCTCGGCGAGGAGGTCCGTGACGCGTACGTCGCCGCAGCGGCGGCCGTCGTCGTCGGCACCGGACCGCGTGACCTCGTCGTCGCGTACACGCCGATGCACGGCGTCGGGTGCGAGACCGCCGAGCGCGCCGTCGTCGCGGCCGGGTTCGCACCGCTGCACGTCGTGACCGAGCAGGCCGAACCCGACCCGGACTTCCCGACGGTGGCGTTCCCCAACCCCGAGGAGCCCGGCGCCACCGACCTGCTGCTGGCGCTCGCCGAGCGGGTCGGTGCCGACGTGGCGATCGCCAACGACCCCGACGCCGACCGGTGCGCGGTCGCGGTGCCCACCCCCGCCGGATGGCACCAGCTGTCCGGTGACGAGGTCGGTGTGCTCCTCGCAGACCACCTCCTGAGGCTCGGCGTCACCGGCACGTACGCGACGACGATCGTGTCGTCGTCGCTGCTCGGCCGGCTCGCTGCGGCGTACGGGCAGCCGTACGCCGAGACCTTGACCGGATTCAAGTGGATCGGCCGCGTCCCGGGGCTCGCCTACGGGTACGAAGAGGCGCTCGGTTACGCGGTGGCTCCCTCGATCGCCCGCGACAAGGACGGCATCACGGCGATGCTCCGCGTGCTGGAGCTCGCGGCGTCGCTGCGCGCCGAAGGGCGCTCGCTGGTCGACCGACTGGACGAGATCGCGCAGCGGCACGGCCTTCATGCGACCGCCCAGCTGTCGGTCCGGGTCGACGACCTCGCACTCATCAGCTCGGCGATGACACGACTGCGGCAGGATCCACCCGCGCAGCTCGGCGGCTTCGCCGTGGAGTGCGTGGACGACCTCGAGCAGGGTTCCGACGTGCTCCCGCCGACGGACGGACTCCGGTTCGTGCTCCAGGAAGGAGCGCGCGTCGTGGTGCGGCCGTCGGGCACCGAGCCCAAGCTCAAGTGCTACCTGGAGGTCGTCGTCCCCACCGCGGACGGGGTCGAGGCCGCCCGGATCGCCGGTGCCGCGCGGTTGGACGCCATCCGCACCGACCTCTCTGTCGCTCTGGAGGTGTGA
- a CDS encoding aldehyde dehydrogenase family protein yields MADHAVPPTPLEYAPAPESRSIVDLEPSYGLFIDGAFTEGTDGGTFKTVNPATEEVLAEVTEATPADVDLAVAAARRAFRGWSRMPGRERAKYLYRIARIIAERSRELAVLESLDNGKPIKESRDVDVPLVSQWFFYYAGWADKLSYAGAGSNPRPLGVAAQVIPWNFPLLMLSWKIAPALAAGNTVVLKPAETTPLTALLFAEICQQADLPPGVVNIVTGAGDTGQALVSHPDVDKVAFTGSTDVGRSIARAVAGTEKRLTLELGGKAANIVFDDAPMDQAIEGIVSGIFFNQGHVCCAGSRLLVQENVFDEVMERLKRRMATLRVGDPLDKNTDIGAINSREQLQRITELAEVGDAEGAERWSPPCELPSSGFWYAPTVFTGVTQAHRIAREEIFGPVLSVLTFRTPDEAVAKANNTPYGLSAGVWTEKGSRILAMADRLRAGVVWANTFNKFDPASPFGGYKESGYGREGGKQGLAAYLQEGETT; encoded by the coding sequence ATGGCTGACCACGCAGTTCCCCCGACGCCTCTCGAGTACGCTCCGGCGCCGGAGTCCCGCTCGATCGTCGACCTCGAGCCGTCGTACGGGCTGTTCATCGACGGTGCGTTCACCGAAGGCACCGATGGCGGCACGTTCAAGACGGTCAACCCGGCGACCGAGGAGGTGCTGGCCGAGGTCACCGAGGCGACGCCGGCCGACGTCGACCTCGCGGTGGCCGCAGCCCGTCGTGCGTTCCGCGGCTGGTCGCGGATGCCGGGCCGAGAGCGCGCCAAGTACCTCTACCGCATCGCCCGCATCATCGCCGAGCGCAGCCGCGAGCTGGCGGTGCTGGAGTCGCTCGATAACGGCAAGCCGATCAAGGAGTCGCGCGACGTCGACGTGCCGCTGGTGTCGCAGTGGTTCTTCTACTACGCCGGATGGGCCGACAAGCTGTCGTACGCCGGCGCCGGGTCCAACCCGCGCCCGCTCGGCGTCGCCGCCCAGGTGATCCCCTGGAACTTCCCGCTGCTGATGCTCAGCTGGAAGATCGCACCGGCGCTTGCCGCCGGCAACACGGTCGTCCTCAAGCCCGCCGAGACCACGCCGCTCACCGCGCTGCTGTTCGCCGAGATCTGCCAGCAGGCCGACCTTCCGCCGGGAGTCGTCAACATCGTGACCGGCGCCGGCGACACGGGCCAGGCGCTCGTGTCGCACCCCGACGTCGACAAGGTCGCGTTCACCGGCTCCACCGACGTCGGGCGCAGCATCGCCCGAGCGGTCGCCGGCACCGAGAAGCGACTGACCCTCGAGCTCGGTGGCAAGGCCGCCAACATCGTCTTCGACGACGCGCCGATGGACCAGGCGATCGAAGGCATCGTGTCGGGCATCTTCTTCAACCAGGGACACGTCTGCTGCGCAGGGTCGCGACTGCTGGTCCAGGAGAACGTCTTCGACGAGGTCATGGAGCGGCTCAAGCGACGGATGGCGACGCTGCGGGTCGGCGACCCGCTCGACAAGAACACCGACATCGGGGCGATCAACTCGCGCGAGCAGCTCCAGCGCATCACCGAGCTCGCGGAGGTCGGCGACGCCGAGGGGGCCGAACGCTGGTCACCGCCGTGCGAGCTGCCCAGCTCGGGGTTCTGGTACGCCCCGACCGTGTTCACCGGGGTCACGCAGGCGCACCGCATCGCCCGCGAGGAGATCTTCGGCCCCGTGCTCTCGGTGCTGACGTTCCGGACGCCGGACGAGGCCGTCGCGAAGGCCAACAACACCCCGTACGGCCTGTCGGCCGGAGTCTGGACCGAGAAGGGCTCGCGCATCCTCGCGATGGCCGACCGGCTCCGCGCCGGCGTCGTCTGGGCCAACACGTTCAACAAGTTCGACCCGGCGTCGCCGTTCGGCGGCTACAAGGAGTCCGGCTACGGTCGCGAGGGCGGCAAGCAGGGGCTTGCGGCGTACCTGCAGGAGGGTGAGACCACATGA
- a CDS encoding glycoside hydrolase family 25 protein, with product MATPVLALAARRALVALLVLGAALVAASIAHPASASAAPAAASRVPAGIADQHREGAVRGIDVSGHQHPRDRAINFAKVRRAGFTYAFIKATEGRGFVNEWATADGRASARAGLATGFYHFARPSSSARQQAQHFVREVRRTGVRSPMLVLDLETTDGRSRAHLRAWSRTWLVTVERATGERPILYTGPGFWKGSVAGSTAFSKYPLWVAHYETKHPTVPAPWRGYAIWQHSDSGRVAGVPGRVDVNVAPRAVAERLAPPHSALARVAAARATKAATARSDDASVSRGGERPAAGAATSDKAAKERSAVRSKEAELRPAERTPGLMDRFGFGHGFSIGSMVR from the coding sequence ATGGCAACACCCGTTCTCGCCCTCGCAGCACGCCGCGCGCTCGTGGCCCTGCTCGTGCTCGGTGCCGCGCTCGTCGCAGCATCGATCGCGCACCCTGCATCCGCCTCCGCTGCGCCGGCTGCCGCCTCGCGCGTCCCCGCCGGGATCGCCGACCAGCACCGGGAGGGTGCCGTCCGCGGCATCGACGTCTCGGGCCACCAGCACCCCCGCGATCGCGCCATCAACTTCGCGAAGGTGCGCCGTGCCGGCTTCACGTACGCGTTCATCAAGGCCACCGAAGGTCGCGGCTTCGTCAACGAGTGGGCCACGGCCGACGGACGCGCCAGCGCCCGTGCCGGTCTGGCCACCGGCTTCTACCACTTCGCGCGGCCCTCCTCGTCGGCGCGCCAGCAGGCCCAGCACTTCGTCCGCGAGGTGCGTCGTACCGGTGTGCGCTCGCCGATGCTCGTGCTTGATCTCGAGACGACCGACGGTCGCTCGCGTGCCCACCTGCGCGCCTGGTCGCGCACCTGGCTCGTGACCGTGGAGCGAGCGACCGGCGAACGCCCGATCCTCTACACCGGTCCCGGGTTCTGGAAGGGCTCCGTCGCGGGGTCCACGGCATTCTCGAAGTACCCGCTCTGGGTCGCGCACTACGAGACGAAGCACCCGACCGTGCCCGCGCCGTGGCGTGGCTACGCGATCTGGCAGCACTCCGACTCGGGGCGCGTCGCCGGTGTGCCGGGTCGCGTCGACGTGAACGTCGCACCGCGGGCCGTGGCGGAGCGGCTCGCGCCGCCGCACTCGGCGCTGGCCCGCGTCGCTGCCGCCCGCGCGACGAAGGCCGCGACTGCGCGCTCGGACGACGCGTCGGTGAGTCGCGGAGGAGAACGCCCGGCGGCTGGGGCGGCGACGTCCGACAAGGCGGCCAAGGAGAGGTCGGCCGTTCGTTCGAAGGAGGCCGAGCTGCGTCCTGCCGAGCGGACGCCCGGACTCATGGACCGCTTCGGGTTCGGCCACGGGTTCTCGATCGGCTCGATGGTCCGCTGA
- a CDS encoding alkaline phosphatase family protein, which produces MNAPRSYRLRWGDVGRLLVAWVAGTLTLLLVDVLLDELRFTTWWAAPLAAAVIGVVGLVLHPLLVAVAARVGWLAVIALAVVGQALVVGVALAVVPAVEVESWWAPVVAAWLAALVGSVLAWLGAAGTDEGFAVSLARRGRRSRQSPDGEMTDGLLIVQLDGVPFPVLTWALAAGNTPTLDRWLRGGSHTLHEWRPTVPCTTPASQLGILHGTVERVPAFRWYDRELGRVLTANHPADAAIIEQRAEGPGLLSGGGVSVSNLFSGGAERTAMVMSRLRTGRGTTITREAVGWFVLRPDGFARSLFRAIGEIVRERAQSARQVRRDLRPRVPRDWVFALMRAVTNGVIRDLSTAVVAQEMLRGTPIVYVDYVDYDEVAHHAGVFRRESLAALEALDGVLATLETVAESAPRRYRIAVVSDHGQSQGDTFLQLDGATLADAVATLTSGSVEAVQTTGEDYSRLRALAEDMAGSGAGSGTARRTAARLDQRTRAGTDTARGAQTDGPGGAAARSSEGTTDSELIVLASGNLGLVHARTDHRLLLHEIDERWPRLVPGLVNNPTIGCVVVMTVNEGPVAIGPDGIHSLRTGAVVGDCDPLAAYGEGARDRLLPAAERTMAPDLYVISACDEATGTVHAFEELVGSHGGLGGWQDRAVLVAPADLAAPPTEILGADALHRVLRGWRDELGA; this is translated from the coding sequence ATGAACGCGCCGAGGAGCTACCGCCTCCGTTGGGGGGACGTCGGCCGGCTCCTTGTCGCGTGGGTGGCCGGCACGCTCACCCTCCTGCTCGTCGACGTGCTGCTCGACGAGCTCCGTTTCACGACCTGGTGGGCGGCGCCGCTCGCTGCCGCGGTCATCGGAGTCGTCGGCCTGGTCCTCCATCCGCTGCTCGTGGCAGTCGCCGCCCGGGTCGGGTGGCTCGCGGTGATCGCGCTCGCCGTCGTCGGACAGGCACTCGTCGTCGGTGTCGCGCTCGCGGTCGTCCCCGCGGTGGAGGTCGAGTCGTGGTGGGCGCCGGTCGTGGCCGCGTGGCTCGCCGCCCTCGTCGGATCGGTGCTCGCCTGGCTCGGGGCCGCGGGCACCGACGAGGGCTTCGCGGTGTCCCTGGCACGCCGTGGCCGTCGGTCCCGGCAGAGTCCGGACGGCGAGATGACCGACGGTCTTCTGATCGTCCAGCTCGACGGCGTCCCCTTCCCCGTCCTGACCTGGGCGCTCGCCGCGGGCAACACCCCAACGCTCGACCGTTGGCTCCGTGGAGGCTCGCACACCCTGCACGAGTGGCGCCCGACCGTGCCGTGCACGACGCCGGCGAGCCAGCTCGGGATCCTCCACGGGACCGTCGAACGCGTCCCGGCCTTCCGCTGGTACGACCGCGAGCTCGGACGCGTCCTGACGGCGAACCATCCCGCGGACGCCGCCATCATCGAGCAGCGGGCCGAAGGACCAGGGCTGTTGTCCGGAGGTGGGGTCTCGGTCTCCAACCTCTTCAGCGGCGGCGCCGAACGCACCGCGATGGTGATGTCGCGGCTGCGCACCGGCCGCGGCACGACGATCACCCGCGAGGCGGTCGGTTGGTTCGTCCTGCGGCCCGACGGCTTCGCGCGCAGCCTGTTCCGCGCGATCGGCGAGATCGTCCGCGAGCGCGCCCAGTCGGCACGCCAGGTCCGTCGCGACCTGCGTCCACGGGTGCCCCGCGACTGGGTGTTCGCCCTCATGCGCGCGGTGACCAACGGCGTCATCCGCGACCTGTCGACCGCCGTGGTCGCGCAGGAGATGCTGCGGGGCACCCCGATCGTGTACGTGGACTACGTCGACTACGACGAGGTGGCGCACCACGCGGGAGTCTTCCGGCGCGAGTCGCTGGCTGCGCTCGAGGCGCTCGACGGCGTGCTGGCCACGCTCGAGACCGTCGCGGAGTCAGCCCCACGGCGCTATCGGATCGCCGTTGTCAGCGACCACGGCCAGTCCCAGGGCGACACGTTCCTCCAGCTCGACGGTGCGACGCTCGCCGACGCGGTGGCCACCCTCACCTCGGGATCTGTGGAGGCGGTGCAGACGACCGGGGAGGACTACTCACGGCTTCGAGCGCTCGCTGAGGACATGGCCGGGTCCGGCGCGGGCTCAGGCACCGCCCGGCGGACGGCCGCGCGCCTCGACCAGCGGACGCGTGCCGGCACGGACACCGCACGCGGCGCCCAGACCGACGGCCCTGGCGGTGCCGCCGCACGCAGCTCCGAAGGCACGACGGACAGCGAACTCATCGTCCTCGCCTCGGGAAATCTCGGGCTGGTCCACGCTCGCACGGACCACAGGCTCCTCCTGCACGAGATCGACGAACGCTGGCCCCGCCTCGTACCCGGCCTTGTCAACAACCCGACGATCGGGTGCGTGGTCGTGATGACCGTCAACGAGGGCCCGGTGGCGATCGGTCCGGACGGCATCCACTCGCTGCGTACGGGCGCCGTCGTGGGCGACTGCGATCCGCTCGCCGCGTACGGCGAGGGTGCGCGCGACCGGTTGCTCCCGGCTGCCGAGCGCACGATGGCTCCCGACCTCTACGTCATCAGCGCCTGCGACGAGGCGACGGGCACGGTCCATGCCTTCGAGGAGCTGGTCGGCAGCCACGGCGGGCTCGGCGGCTGGCAGGACCGAGCGGTGCTGGTCGCGCCTGCCGATCTCGCCGCGCCACCCACCGAGATCCTCGGCGCCGATGCGCTGCACCGGGTGCTGCGCGGTTGGCGGGACGAGCTCGGCGCCTGA
- a CDS encoding NAD-dependent epimerase/dehydratase family protein: MRILVTGSSGAIGRTVVSGLYASGHILRGIDVLQPDPGLSALLPLGAFIGDVTDPITVAHAVEGVEAVVHLAGIPEESSLPEALVSHVHTTATVLDAMVAQGVDRIVYASSNHAVGRTPRTDRLTTDVRPRPDTFYGVGKVAAEGLLSLYADAHGIAAVALRIGSFLPEPATRRHLSTWLSYGDAVRLVEAAVTGPVDGFTAVYGISANTQGWWDMEPGRRLGYQPRDDAEAYAARIPDHEDDEAEGAYVGGPYAVEPLRKAMR; the protein is encoded by the coding sequence ATGCGGATCCTCGTCACGGGATCGTCGGGGGCCATCGGTCGCACGGTGGTCTCGGGTCTCTACGCGAGCGGCCACATCCTGCGCGGCATCGACGTGCTGCAGCCGGACCCGGGCCTCTCGGCGCTGCTCCCTCTCGGTGCGTTCATCGGTGACGTGACCGACCCGATCACGGTGGCCCACGCGGTCGAGGGCGTCGAGGCGGTCGTGCACCTCGCCGGCATCCCCGAGGAGTCGAGCCTGCCGGAGGCCCTGGTCTCGCACGTGCACACGACGGCGACGGTCCTCGATGCGATGGTCGCTCAGGGCGTCGACCGGATCGTGTACGCGAGCAGCAACCACGCGGTCGGGCGCACTCCCCGCACCGACCGGCTCACCACCGACGTACGCCCTCGCCCGGACACGTTCTACGGGGTGGGCAAGGTCGCGGCCGAGGGCCTTCTGAGCCTGTACGCCGACGCACACGGCATCGCTGCGGTCGCGCTCCGGATCGGCTCGTTCCTGCCGGAGCCCGCGACCCGCCGTCACCTCTCGACCTGGTTGTCGTACGGAGACGCGGTCCGTCTCGTCGAGGCGGCGGTGACCGGACCCGTGGACGGGTTCACCGCCGTCTACGGCATCTCCGCCAACACGCAGGGCTGGTGGGACATGGAGCCCGGGCGCCGGCTCGGCTACCAGCCCCGTGACGACGCCGAGGCGTACGCGGCACGCATCCCCGACCACGAGGACGACGAGGCCGAGGGCGCGTACGTCGGCGGGCCGTACGCCGTCGAGCCGCTCAGGAAGGCGATGCGATGA
- a CDS encoding aldehyde dehydrogenase family protein → MSRLDVRKTYKLYIGGAFPRSESGHTYEVVDTAGRFLANAAKASRKDARDAVGAARKAFGGWSGRTPYNRGQILYRVAEMIEGRHDQFTADVVAAEGLTKVQASKVVDAAIDRWVWYAGWADKLAQVTGNANQVAGPFFNLSSPEPTGVVAVVAPSDDSLLGLVSVVAPAIVSGNTVVVVTSYDRPLPAITLSEVLATSDLPGGVVNVLTGDSAELGPWLAGHLDVNALDLTGVDDPAVAADLEAEAAVNLKRVLRPSDPDWTADPSISRMSAFLETKTVWHPVGV, encoded by the coding sequence ATGAGCCGGCTCGACGTGCGCAAGACGTACAAGCTCTACATCGGCGGGGCGTTCCCCCGCTCGGAGTCGGGGCACACCTACGAGGTCGTCGACACTGCCGGACGGTTCCTCGCGAACGCCGCCAAGGCGTCGCGCAAGGACGCGCGTGACGCGGTCGGCGCTGCCCGCAAGGCGTTCGGCGGGTGGAGCGGACGCACGCCGTACAACCGCGGTCAGATCCTCTACCGGGTCGCGGAGATGATCGAGGGACGCCACGACCAGTTCACCGCCGACGTCGTCGCCGCGGAGGGCCTCACCAAGGTGCAGGCGAGCAAGGTCGTCGACGCGGCGATCGACCGGTGGGTCTGGTACGCAGGATGGGCCGACAAGCTCGCTCAGGTCACCGGCAACGCCAACCAGGTCGCCGGACCGTTCTTCAACCTGTCCTCCCCCGAGCCGACCGGCGTCGTGGCCGTCGTGGCGCCGTCCGACGACAGCCTCCTCGGGCTGGTCAGCGTCGTCGCGCCGGCGATCGTCTCCGGCAACACCGTCGTCGTCGTCACCTCGTACGACCGCCCGCTGCCGGCGATCACGCTGTCCGAGGTCCTGGCGACCTCCGATCTCCCGGGCGGTGTGGTGAACGTGCTGACCGGCGACTCCGCCGAGCTCGGCCCCTGGCTCGCCGGCCACCTCGACGTCAACGCGCTGGACCTGACCGGGGTCGACGACCCGGCGGTCGCCGCGGACCTCGAGGCGGAGGCTGCGGTCAACCTCAAGCGGGTCCTTCGCCCGAGCGACCCGGACTGGACGGCCGACCCGTCGATCTCCCGCATGTCGGCCTTCCTCGAGACGAAGACCGTCTGGCACCCCGTCGGCGTGTGA
- a CDS encoding universal stress protein has product MTDETAPVLVGIDGSDDSIRALHWAARYARTTGTRLLGLAVVPDDIASSDAADDVETSLVAEARRILEADGTVDFEIEVRNGKPAEQLSRSSAGARAVVMGSRGHGTIADLVVGSVSQHVSRHAACPVVVVREQERADATRVVVGTDGSEESRPALEWAFAYAEAAGVELRVVYGFRTSASSPATLSGYIPTTVGDEIATAEELLAEIVAPYATRHPAVAVRQDAVPVPASVALADASAEAALVVVGSRGRGAFEGMLLGSVSQRLLHRAGCSVAVVR; this is encoded by the coding sequence ATGACTGATGAAACAGCACCTGTCCTGGTCGGCATCGACGGTTCTGACGACAGCATCCGCGCGCTGCACTGGGCGGCGCGGTACGCCAGGACGACGGGCACCCGGCTGCTGGGGCTGGCCGTCGTGCCGGACGACATCGCCTCGTCCGACGCGGCCGACGACGTGGAGACGAGCCTGGTCGCGGAAGCGCGGCGCATCCTGGAGGCTGACGGCACGGTCGACTTCGAGATCGAGGTGCGCAACGGCAAGCCTGCCGAGCAGCTGTCGCGCTCCTCTGCGGGGGCGAGGGCCGTCGTGATGGGGAGCCGCGGTCACGGGACGATCGCCGACCTCGTGGTCGGGTCGGTCAGCCAGCACGTCTCGCGTCACGCAGCGTGCCCGGTTGTCGTCGTCCGCGAGCAGGAACGGGCCGACGCCACCCGCGTCGTGGTCGGCACCGACGGCTCGGAGGAGAGTCGCCCGGCCCTCGAGTGGGCGTTCGCCTACGCCGAGGCGGCGGGTGTCGAGCTGCGTGTGGTGTACGGATTCCGTACGTCCGCGTCCAGCCCGGCGACGCTCTCGGGCTACATCCCGACGACCGTGGGGGACGAGATCGCCACGGCCGAGGAGCTGCTCGCCGAGATCGTGGCGCCGTACGCGACCCGTCATCCCGCGGTGGCGGTGCGTCAGGACGCGGTGCCCGTGCCGGCGTCCGTCGCGCTCGCCGACGCTTCGGCCGAGGCGGCGCTCGTGGTCGTGGGGTCACGAGGACGTGGCGCGTTCGAGGGCATGCTGCTCGGCTCGGTGAGCCAGCGCCTGCTGCACCGGGCGGGCTGCAGCGTCGCCGTCGTGCGCTGA
- the deoC gene encoding deoxyribose-phosphate aldolase, translating to MTTTTTGLGSAADVLAVLRDLPGVDQVGLEARAAALSTRSIKKGAKRTAIDLAISMVDLTTLEGADTPGKVRSLAAKALRPDPSDPTCPQVAAVCVYPDLVATARAALGAAPVGVASVATAFPSGRAPLDVKITDTEYAVAAGASEIDMVIDRGAFLAGDLLKVAEEIVAVRAACERGDGTHAHLKVILETGELATYDAVRRASWLAMLAGADFIKTSTGKVSPAATLPVTLLMLEAVRDYRDATGRQVGVKPAGGIRTTKDAIKYLVTVNETAGLDWMTPTWFRFGASSLLNDLLMQRQKFETGRYSGPDYVTID from the coding sequence GTGACCACGACAACCACAGGCCTCGGCAGCGCCGCCGACGTCCTGGCCGTCCTCCGCGACCTCCCTGGGGTCGACCAGGTCGGCCTCGAGGCGCGCGCCGCCGCACTCTCGACCCGATCGATCAAGAAGGGCGCCAAGCGCACCGCGATCGACCTCGCGATCTCCATGGTCGACCTCACGACGCTCGAGGGCGCCGACACTCCCGGCAAGGTCCGCTCGCTCGCCGCGAAGGCCCTGCGTCCCGACCCGTCCGACCCGACCTGCCCGCAGGTCGCGGCGGTGTGCGTCTACCCGGACCTCGTCGCCACCGCCCGCGCCGCGCTCGGGGCCGCGCCGGTCGGGGTCGCCAGCGTCGCCACCGCGTTCCCCTCCGGCCGAGCACCGCTGGACGTCAAGATCACCGACACCGAGTACGCCGTCGCCGCCGGTGCGAGCGAGATCGACATGGTCATCGACCGCGGCGCGTTCCTCGCCGGTGACCTGCTGAAGGTCGCCGAGGAGATCGTCGCCGTCCGTGCCGCCTGCGAGCGCGGTGACGGGACGCACGCCCACCTCAAGGTGATCCTCGAGACCGGTGAGCTCGCGACGTACGACGCGGTGCGCCGCGCCTCCTGGCTCGCGATGCTGGCGGGTGCCGACTTCATCAAGACCAGCACCGGCAAGGTCTCCCCCGCGGCGACTCTCCCGGTCACGCTGCTCATGCTCGAGGCCGTCCGCGATTACCGCGACGCCACCGGCCGTCAGGTCGGCGTGAAGCCCGCCGGAGGCATCCGCACCACCAAGGACGCCATCAAGTACCTCGTCACCGTCAACGAGACCGCGGGTCTCGACTGGATGACGCCGACCTGGTTCCGGTTCGGGGCGTCGAGCCTCCTCAACGACCTGCTGATGCAGCGGCAGAAGTTCGAGACCGGTCGCTACTCCGGCCCCGACTACGTGACGATCGACTGA
- a CDS encoding purine-nucleoside phosphorylase yields the protein MADAAATVLRDRTGGDHDVALVMGSGWKPAADVLGTPEHELPTTDLPGFVAPSVAGHGGTVRSVRVGDTRVLVFLGRTHLYEGHGVDAVAHGVRTAAAAGCRAVVLTNACGGLRSEWTPGTPVLISDHINLTATSPLHGATFVDLTDLYAARLRALCLEADPTLAEGVYVQLPGPHYETPAEIGMIRAIGGDLVGMSTTLEAIAARAAGLEVLGISLVTNLAAGITGEPLDHEEVLAAGAASAESMGRLLASVVGRI from the coding sequence ATGGCCGATGCCGCCGCCACGGTCCTGCGTGACCGCACCGGCGGAGACCACGATGTCGCGCTCGTCATGGGATCGGGCTGGAAGCCCGCTGCCGACGTGCTCGGGACCCCGGAGCACGAGCTGCCGACCACCGACCTCCCGGGCTTCGTCGCACCGTCGGTCGCGGGTCACGGCGGGACGGTCCGCTCGGTACGCGTCGGCGACACCCGCGTGTTGGTGTTCCTCGGCCGGACGCACCTGTACGAGGGGCACGGCGTCGACGCCGTCGCCCACGGCGTACGCACCGCCGCTGCCGCGGGGTGTCGAGCCGTCGTCCTCACCAACGCGTGCGGCGGCCTGCGGTCCGAGTGGACGCCCGGCACCCCGGTGCTGATCAGCGACCACATCAACCTGACCGCGACCTCGCCCCTGCACGGCGCGACGTTCGTGGACCTCACCGACCTGTACGCAGCACGCCTGCGGGCGCTGTGCCTCGAGGCCGACCCGACCTTGGCCGAGGGTGTCTACGTCCAGCTCCCCGGTCCCCACTACGAGACCCCGGCCGAGATCGGCATGATCCGCGCGATCGGCGGTGACCTCGTGGGCATGTCGACGACGCTCGAGGCGATCGCAGCACGCGCCGCCGGGCTCGAGGTCCTCGGCATCTCGCTCGTCACCAACCTCGCCGCCGGGATCACCGGCGAACCGCTGGACCACGAGGAGGTCCTCGCGGCCGGCGCCGCGTCGGCGGAGTCGATGGGGCGCCTGCTCGCCAGCGTGGTCGGCCGGATCTGA